The nucleotide window CACCGGTCCGGCCTCTGCATTCCGCCCGGTGGGGGGACGGCTCGTGCCGGCCGGGTCGCCCGTGCGGAGGACCCGGTCCGTCGGCGTGTCGGGCGGCGCCCCACCCGGCGGCAGGTCACGGATCCTTGCCCGCGGCCTCAACCTGCGCTCCTGGTAAGCCTTTTGACGGCCCGAGGTGCCCGATGCCCCGCTCGCCGGTGTGGTCCGTCAGGGGCGCGCTCCGCTGCGGGTCCCGGACCCTGGTCGACGCCGCGCCGCGGACCCGCTGTTCGGTACCGGGCCGCCCGAAGCGTCCCTCGTGCGGACGCGGTTCCCCTCACCCGCGCGAGGGCGGGGCGCTCCGTGCTTCCCGGCAGGCGGAGGCCGGGCACCCGGACGTCGGGGAACGGCCGGGCGGGCGGGCCGACCAGCGGATCCGGCTCGCAGGGGGCCGGGATCCGGCCCCCTGCGGCGGGGTTCCTCGCCCGCTCCAGCGGCACGCACGTGTACGGCAGATGGAGCACGGGTGCCCGGGCGCGGCGCTGTTCGATCACGGTTCACCTGCATGGCTCACAGATCTCGCGCCGCCCGTGGGTCCCGGCCACGATCGAATCCGGGACGCCCCCGGACACCGGGCAGACCGTCCCACCATCCGGCTCAGTCACCGGATCGCACCGGAACTGACGACGCACCACTGGGGCCACCGGGCCCCGAAGGAGATGCGTAGACGATGACCACGCTGTCGGAACGAATATCCCAGTCAGCCTTCGATGGCTCGCGGCTTCGGGTCGTGCTGCTCCTGGATCTCCACGAGGGAGCCCAGCAGCGCTTCATGGAAGCCTACGAGCACCTGCGCAACCAGGTCGCGTCCGTCCCCGGGCACATCAACGACCAACTGTGCCAGTCCATCGAGAACCCCTCGCAGTGGCTCATCACCAGTGAGTGGGAGAGCGCCCCCCCCTTCCTCGCCTGGGTCAACAGCGAGGAGCACGTCAAGATGGTCCAGCCGCTGCACAGCTGTGTGCGCGACACCCGGTCGCTGCGCTTCAGCGTCCTGCGCGAGACCTCGAACATCGCCACCCTCGCCCCCGAGCCCCCCAAGGGCCGGCTGCAGGCCGCCCCCCGCGTCGGCGACGGCGTCGTCCGGCACGCACTGACCTTCACCGTGAAGCCGGGCAGCGAATCGATGGTCGCGGAGATCCTCGCCGGCTACGCCTCTCCGGAAGCCCGGGTCGACGACACCACGCGGCTGCGCCGCACCTCCCTGTTCATGCACGGCAACCGCGTCGTGCGCACGGTGGAGGTCCAGGGCGACCTCGTCGCTGCGCTGCGCCAC belongs to Streptomyces sp. NBC_01454 and includes:
- a CDS encoding SchA/CurD-like domain-containing protein — protein: MTTLSERISQSAFDGSRLRVVLLLDLHEGAQQRFMEAYEHLRNQVASVPGHINDQLCQSIENPSQWLITSEWESAPPFLAWVNSEEHVKMVQPLHSCVRDTRSLRFSVLRETSNIATLAPEPPKGRLQAAPRVGDGVVRHALTFTVKPGSESMVAEILAGYASPEARVDDTTRLRRTSLFMHGNRVVRTVEVQGDLVAALRHISQQPEIRAVEEAVNPYLEQDRDLADPNSARVFFTRAALPAVHHVGSSGQQPDGVRRHALFYPAKEGCGMALARMLAHQDELAADDPQCPITGSTVFQRDDVVVRLIDLRMPLDSDPMLSLGVRGPRKTAVLRRLLDTDVAGGLSNDGEVARFLERSDMALITDRRSPDA